From Mya arenaria isolate MELC-2E11 chromosome 12, ASM2691426v1, the proteins below share one genomic window:
- the LOC128210712 gene encoding uncharacterized protein LOC128210712, producing the protein MPDRDELTRNIYLGDITTLWTERQETSPCAAALDRKLFSISNQCSVVLESPGTLANLTGNKCTMFEVFYQCSYNYIPSSLRYTECERQHTELRKVAYNNVANVASNVNNVPLLSDFTDCVDRPVMTPGDVCNSPDKLLAIVDTRCYRKFRLLTDSNVCQILSEFVYECSPLVLGQLGITCADDSVMHALTTLSDVIKQAYYLDVGKLQAENEGKCIDKSRLQQAGTL; encoded by the exons ATGCCGGATAGGGACGAACTGACCCGAAACATTTACCTAGGGGACATAACGA CCCTGTGGACGGAGCGACAGGAGACATCTCCGTGCGCAGCGGCGCTCGACCGGAAGTTGTTCTCCATCAGCAACCAGTGCTCGGTGGTCCTCGAGTCTCCCGGCACCCTTGCCAATTTAACCGGAAATAAGTGCAC catgtttgaAGTGTTTTACCAGTGCAGCTATAACTATATACCATCAAGTTTGCGGTATACTGAGTGTGAACGTCAACACACGGAATTACGTAAAGTAGCGTACAATAACGTCGCGAACGTGGCGAGCAACGTCAACAACGTCCCCTTACTGTCAGACTTCACAGACTGCGTGG ATCGGCCGGTGATGACTCCTGGTGACGTTTGTAACAGCCCCGATAAGCTGCTGGCTATCGTGGACACGCGCTGCTACCGGAAGTTCCGTCTCCTTACTGATTCCAACGTCTGTCA aaTTCTCAGTGAGTTTGTATACGAGTGCAGTCCGTTGGTTCTCGGCCAGCTAGGAATTACATGCGCAGACGACAGTGTTATGCACGCACTGACAACGCTCTCTGACGTCATCAAACAAGCATACTACTTGGATGTTGGAAAGTTGCAAGCAGAGAACGAAGGGAAATGTATAG atAAATCACGATTGCAGCAGGCAGGAACGTTGTGA